The Pseudomonas sp. MPC6 nucleotide sequence CATCGTGCGGGCCAAAGCGAAAATCCGCGACGCGAAAATCCCCTATCAAGTGCCGACCCTCGCCGAGTTGCCCGAACGTCTGGACAGCGTGCTGCGGGTGATTTACCTGGTATTCAACGAAGGGTACTCGACGTCCATCGGCGCCGAATTGACCCGAGAGGATTTGACCCGTGAAGCGATAAGGCTGGGCCGGTTGCTGGTCGAGTTGCTGCCGGAGCCGGAGGTGATGGGCCTGTTGGCGTTGATGCTGTTGCATGAGTCGCGGCGCCTGGCCCGGACCTCGGCCAGTGGCGAGTTGATTGTGCTGGATGAGCAGGACCGTTCGTTGTGGGATGCCCAGATGATTGCCGAAGGTTGTGCGCTGGTGGAACAGGCACTGACAACCCGGCGTTTCGGGCCTTATTGCCTGCAGGCGGCGATCGCGGCGGTGCATGCCGAAGCGCCGAGGGCGGGGGAGACGGACTGGCCGCAGATTGTCGGCCTGTATGACGTGCTGTTGCAGGCCATGCCTTCACCGGTGATCGAGCTGAACCGGGCCGCGGCACTGGCCAAGCGGGATGGCCCGTTGGCGGGTTTGACCCTGGTTGAAGGGATTCTGCAGCGGGGGGAGCTGCTCGATTACCACTTGGCGCATTCGGCTCGAGCCGAATTCTGTCGGCAGTTGGGGCGGGTGGATGAAGCGCGGGCGGCGTATGAGCGGGCGCTTGAGTTGACGCAGCAGGTGCCGGAGCGGCGGTTTATCGAGGGGCGGCTCAAGGGGTTGGAGTGAGGTGATCCCTCGGGCCTCTTCGCGGGCAAGCCTCGCTCCTACGGGGCCAGGTCAATCACAAGATGGGCTCGATCCTGTAGGAGCGAGGCTTGCCCGCGAATGGTCGCGCCGCTATTCCAGCATCTTGCCGATCAACCAGCTCCCCGCCGGCCCCGGCGGATGCAACCGCGACCATAGCGCATCCACCGACACGGTCTTCGGCCAACCGCGCACCTGAATCTCCTGCAGCGACCCCGCGCCAAAGCGTTCCACCAACCACCGGGGCAACGGCGCCCAGCCGAACCCGCCCTGGGCCATTTCCAGCAGCATCAGGTAGCTCGGCGCCGACCAGACACGCCCCTTCGCCCGGCTTTCATAGGGATTGACGATGGTCGCCAGACGCAGTTCGCGATGCTGCTGCAGCACGTCCTGATCCACCTTTGCCATGGCCGCCAACGGATGCGCGGGCGCGACGAACAGCGCGATTTCCGTGCGTTCGTCCACCGTCGAACTGGCCAGGTCCGGTGGGTAGCTGTCTTGCCGCTCGGCGAAGGCGACATGGGCGCGACCGCTTTGCACCAGCGCCACCAGGTCATCGCATTCGGCAATCAGGCATTCCAGTTCCAGGTCCGGATAACGCTGTTCGAAGGTGCTCAGTGCCGCTTCGAACCGGTCGGACTGGTAGGTGTCGGACAGCGCCACCGTCAGTTTCGCCTCGATCCCCTGGGACAATTGGCTGGCAGTCATTTCCAGGCGGCTGGTGGCCGCCAGAATCGCCTCCGCCCGCTGCAATACCACATGCCCGGCCGGCGTCAGGCCGGGCTTGCGACTGCTGCGATCGAACAAGGTCAGGTTCAGGTCGATCTCCAGGCTGGCCACGGCCGCGCTGATGGTCGACTGACTGCGGCCAAGCTTGCGTGCCGCCGCGGAGAACGAGCCTTGGGTCGCCGCCTGGACGAACGCCAGCAACACTTCGTGAGAGGCCATGAACTATCGCTCTGATCGATGGTTATTGGTTATGAAGTATCGATGGGATGACGGACCATGGCAACACAGTCACTCAGGAGTCTGGTCATGAACGCCAACAAATCCATTACAGAACGTATTTTCCAGGCCATTGGTTTTGAACTGCTGGCGGTGCTGATCTGTACCCCGTTGCTCGCCTGGGTCATGGACAAACCGATGCTGGAGATGGGGGTGGCGACCCTGGCTATCGCTGCCTTGGCCCTCGCCTGGAACGTGGTCTTCAACGGCTTGTTCGATCGCGCGCTCAAACGTCTCACCCTTGCGCGCAACGCCTGGGTGCGCGTCGTGCACGCATTGCTGTTTGAAGGCGGGCTGGTCGCCGTCGGCGTGCCGCTGATTGCCTGGTGGCTGAATGTCAGCCTGTGGCAAGCGTTCCTGCTGGACATCGGTGTGCTGCTGTTTTTCCTGCCGTATACCTATGTTTATCACTGGGCGTATGACGTGGTGCGTGAGCGTGTGGTCATGCGCACCTCTTGCGAGGGATAAAAGCCAAGATCGCAGCCTGCGGCAGCTCCTACACCGATCAGGTACAACCACTACAATTGCGGATGTACCCGATTCCTGTAGGCGCTGGCTTGCCAGCGAAGGCGGCCTCGAGCCATGCCGCGCCCATGAAGACGCCTTCGCCGGCAAGCCGGCTCCTACAGGTTTGGTGTTGACCACAAACCATTAGTACGCAGGTCAACAAAGAACTGCCGCAGGCTGCGATCTTTTGATCCTGGCGGTCTGCTTACAAAAACATCCCCCCCGAAGCCTCGATCCGCTGCCCGTTGATCCACTGGCCACCCGGCGCCATCAATAACGCAATGGCCGCGCCGATGTCGTCCGGCTGGCCGACACGACCCAGCGCGGTATTGCTGGCGACCAGTGTGTTCACCTGCGCGTTATCGCGCACCGTACCGCCGCCGAAATCGGTTTCGATCGCGCCAGGTGCCAAGGTATTCACTGCAATGTTACGCGCACCCAGCTCCTTGGCCTGGTAGCGCGTCAGCACTTCCATGGCACCTTTCATGGCCGCGTAGGCGCCGTAACCCGGCATGCTGAAGCGGGTCAGGCCGCTGGAAACGTTGAGAATGCGTCCACCGTCAGCCAGCAGCGGCAACAGCTTCTGCGTCAGAAAAAACGGCCCCTTCAGATGGATGTTCATCAGCAGATCGAACTGGGCGACGGTGGTGTCGACGAAGTTCGCATTCACGCCGATGCCTGCGTTGTTGATCAAAAAGTCGAACTGCTGACGATCGAAATGCTGTTGCAGGACATCGGCGACCTGAGTGGCGAATTCGACGAAGCCTTCACTCTGGCCAACGTCGAGTTGCAGCATCGCGGCGCGACCGCCGAGACTTTCGATGTGCGTCACCAAGGCGTGCGCCTCTTCGGCGCGGCTGTTGAAAGTGCCGATGATGTCGACGCCCTGGGCGACCAGATGCAGCGCTGCGTTTTTGCCAAGGCCACGGCTGGCGCCGGTGATCAATGCGATTTTACGGTTCATGGGACTTCCTCAAGCGCGGTGAGTGATGGCGCGAAGGAAGTTTATTTATCCGCAGCACAGTGATAAACAGAGCTGAATCGGAATCACTGGTCGGTTAAACCGGACAATAGGGGGCGACCCATGAACAAGCTGGAACTGCTGCGCACCTTTGTGCGTGTCAGCGAGATGTCGAGTTTTACCCTCGCCGGTGAAAGTCTGGGCTTGCCCCGGTCTACGGTCTCCGACCACGTCCAGGCCCTCGAAACGCTGCTGGGCACGCGCCTGCTGCAACGCACCACGCGCAAGGTCCAGGCAACCCAGGACGGCATCGTGTTGTACGAACGCAGCAAGGACTTGCTGTCGCACATGGACGAAATCGAGGGGCTGTTTCGCCAGGATGCGGCTGCGCTCACCGGGCGCATCCGCATCGACATGCCGAATATTCTGGCCCGTCGCGTCGTGATGCCGCGCCTGCCCGAATTCATGGCGCAGCACCCCCATCTGGAGCTGGAAATCAGCAGCACCGACCGCCGGGTCGATTTGCTCGGTGAAGGTTTTGATTGTGTGGTGAGGGTCGGCGCGCAGCCGGATCAATCGGTGGTCGCCCGCCACTTGTGCGACTTTGTCATGGTCAACTGCGCCAGCCCGGCTTATCTGCAACGCTATGGTGTGCCTGAACGACTCGAAGACCTGGCGCACCATCGGCTGGTGCATTACGTCGGTGTCCTGGGTTCGCGCCCGGAAGGTTTTGTGTACGAGGTGGACGGGCAGTCGCATCAAGTGCCGATGGCGGGCAGCGTCACGGTCAACAGCACCGATTGTTACGAGTCGGCGTGCCTGGGTGGTTTTGGTTTGATCCAGGCGCCGCGGGCGGGCATGACGCCGCACCTGCTCAGCGGTGAGCTGGTAGCGGTATTGCCGCAGTTCAACGCGCCGTCCCTGAGGGTTTCACTGCTGTATGCCCGGCAACGGCATTTGCCGTTGCGGGTCAGGGCGTTCATGGATTGGTTGGGGCAGGTGATCCTGCCAACCACCTGAGCACCACCTCCCCCCTGTAGGAGCTGGCTTGCCAGCGAAAGCGGTGGATCAGCCGACATATTTATTGCCTGAACGGACGCCTTCGCTGGCAAGCCAGCTCCTACAGGGGGTTATGTGGTGGTCAGATAATTTGGGTGACGGTGGCGGAGCGTCGCCCACCGGGGCCTTGTACAGCGCGCGATTCTTGACGAAAACCCGCAAGGCAGCAGCAACAGCGCGGCGAAGCCGAAGCCGACCAGCGGCGACAGCAATAGCGCATAACCGATCTTGGTCGCCTGTGCCCAGTCCACGCCGCTGGTGCCGTCGTGGCCATGCATCAGGCTGTTGGCCGTGAACAACAATCCGATGGCCAGCACCGTGAAAAAATTACAATGGTCAGCAGGCCGGGTTTTTTGTCGAGCTGCGGTTTGGCGCTGCTGGTGGGCGCCCGGGCGGCGGTGAAGGCAGGAGTAGCCATGGCGGACAATCCTGAGGAGGCGAGGAGTGTTTGTCATGACCATTGCTAAATATTACAGAGAGGCTGCGTTGGGTCAGGGTTTGGGCGTTTTGCGGGCTGTCTGATTAATAATCCTGACGCTTGCGAAACGCCCAGCGCCCGGCGATCACCGTGAAGGTCGCGACCAAAGCCACCAGGATCCAGAACCCCTCAGGGTCACCGGAAAGCGGCACCCCACCGACATTCATGCCAAAAAACCCGGCAATGATGTTGATCGGCAGCGCCAGCACTGTGACCACAGTCAGCGTAAACAAGGTGCGGTTGCTCTGTTCGTTGAGGTTGGCGGCGATTTCTTCCTGCAACAGCTTGATCCGCTCCCCCAGTGCCGTGAGGTCGTTGATGATCAGCGCAAACTCCTCGGTGGATTTGCGCAACTCCTTCACGTCCTCTTTCTGCAACCACTGGGGCGGGCGATTGAGCAACCGCAGCAGCGAGCCGGGTTCCAGCGCCAGCAGACGTTGCAGGCGCACCAGCACCCGGCGATTGGCGCCCAGCTCGGCCCGGTTGGTCGACAGTCGCGACGACAGCAACTCATCCTCGACCTGGTCGACACTGAGGCTGGTCTTGCGCACGATCTGCGTCAGCACTTCGCCCTGATCGCGCAGCAAATGCACCAGCAGTTCCAGCGGCGAGCGGAAGCACTCGCCGGCCTTCACCGACGAGCGCAATTTATCCACCGAATGCAGCGGTTGCAGGCGCGCGCTGATGATCAGCCGGCTGCGGGCGCAGACCCACAGCGTCGACACATCGGACGAGACCATGCTGCTGAGGTTGAAGACCACATCGTTGACCACCGCCAGCAACGCTGAATCGACGTGCTCGATGCGCGTCGAACGCGAGCCTTCATGCAGTGCCTCGAAAAACTCTTCGGGCAATTGCAGATGGTTTTTCATCCAGCGCTCGCACGCGGCATGGGCGAGGTTGAGGTGCAGCCAGAGAAATTCATCGCTGTCGTCCGGCTGTTGCAGGCACTGCAAAGCGCTGGCCGAATCGATTTCCCTGCCACGTTCGCCGGGGCGAAAACGGAAACCGTACAGCAGACCGAACAGGTCCGGATCGCGGTGGCTTTGGTCGATGCTGTGGTTCATGGAGGCTCGCTGTGAGGAGGCGCCTGTCGCGGGTTTCACAGGTTCACTTGAGCCGCATCATCGCAAGGCTGTTTGACGGTTTTGTGACGGTTCCTAGGGGCGAACGGGCAGGCTGAAGGTAAAGATCGTGCCCTGTTCCGCGTTGGAGACCACGTCCAGCGTGCCGCCATGGGACCTGGCGATTTCGCTGGCGATGTACAAGCCCAACCCGAGGCCGGCCTGCGGTGTATCGCCGGTCGGTCGCGAGTAGGGTTTGAACAGGTGCGGCAACGCCTCTTCGGCAATCTGTCCCTGATTTTTGACGCTCAGCACAAAGGTGGCTTGATCGCTTTGCGCGCTGACCACGACCGCACCTGCACGATCGCCATGGGTGACCGCGTTGGCCACCAGATTGGAGGCCAGTTGCGCGACTCGCTCGCGATCGCACTGCACATCGCGCAAGTCGCCGATGGACGACAGGATACTGCGGTCGGGGTGCACGCTCTGGATTTCAGCAATCACATGGCGTAATGCCTCTTCCAGATCCGGGCACGGCTCGATGTTCACCGGGATGCCCTTGCCCATGGAGCCGCGGGTGAAATCCAGTACATCGTCGACCAGTCTGGTCGCGCGCCGGGCGCTGGTCAGTATGTGTCGCACCAGCTTGTCGCGGGCCGGGTCGGGAAACTTGCGCAGGAGCATTTCCGCGCCGGCGCTGATGGCAAACAAGGGGTTGCGCAAGTCATGCCCGAGCACGGCGATGAATTGTTCGCGCAGTTCTCCGTTGGCTTGCTCCTGAATCAGCGCCGCTTCGGTCTTCTGCTGGTTTTCTTCGGATTCGATCTGCAGCGCCAGCATCCGTGCGAACGACTCCATGGTGCTCTGGATCGTGCTGGAGGTGAGCGGCGCCGGGTTGGGATCAAGGGCGCAGATGGTGCCGAAGAAACGCCCGTCAGTGCGAAACACCGGTACCGCAATGTAGCTTTCGAATTGATACAGGCGCGGCGTGTGGTGGTCGCGGTAAAGCGGGTCGTCACTGGCCTTGTCGATCACCACGGCGTGGTGGGCCTGGCGTATTTCGTGGCACAGCGTGGTCGTGACCTCCAGTTCACCACCGACCTGCAGGCCGAAACCCAGTTGATCGAGCACAGCACAGGCGGTCCAGGAGTCTTCGGTGACGCGGGCCACTGCAGCAAAGCGCAGGCCGGTCATTTCGCGGATCACCTGAAGTATGGCGGGCACCGCGCTGATTCGACCGATGGTGGCGATGTCTGCTGCCGCTGTATGACCCATGTACGTTGTTCTCGCTGCAAGACGCCGAGGATGTCGAGGAATTCTAACGGGCTGGCGCGAGGTTGGCGTTACTTGTTTGAAGGCGTTCGGAATCAGTTGCCGCAAGATGCAAAAAAGCCGCACGACCCGACGGTCGTGCGGCTGCTTGATAGGCGTATCAGTCGTCTTGTTTGTTTTTCAGGACTTCGCCGGTGGCGGCATTCAAATCCACGTCCCATTCAATGTTTTTGGCATCGCGCAGTTCAACTTCGTATTCGTAGTTGTTGAAGTGGTTGTCCAGGTCGCTGTCGGTAATCGTGGCCCCCGGGTGCAGTTTCAGCACGATCTGGTTCAGTTCTTCCAGCGGCTTGATCTTTTTGTCTTTGACCAGCTGCGGGATCTGATCGACAGGCACATCGGCCTGGGCCAGGCCAGCGGTGAGGGTCAGGGCAGCTGCGGTGAACAAGGCAGTCAGGGTTTTCATGGGGTTCTTTCCTTGGATTGATCTGTTTAAGTGGGATCAGATTAACTGTGGCAACTTAATTCAGCCTTAATTCCTCAAACTGCGCGCCCATCAATACCCATTGTTCTTCAACAACTGCGT carries:
- a CDS encoding LysR family transcriptional regulator, producing the protein MNKLELLRTFVRVSEMSSFTLAGESLGLPRSTVSDHVQALETLLGTRLLQRTTRKVQATQDGIVLYERSKDLLSHMDEIEGLFRQDAAALTGRIRIDMPNILARRVVMPRLPEFMAQHPHLELEISSTDRRVDLLGEGFDCVVRVGAQPDQSVVARHLCDFVMVNCASPAYLQRYGVPERLEDLAHHRLVHYVGVLGSRPEGFVYEVDGQSHQVPMAGSVTVNSTDCYESACLGGFGLIQAPRAGMTPHLLSGELVAVLPQFNAPSLRVSLLYARQRHLPLRVRAFMDWLGQVILPTT
- a CDS encoding LysR family transcriptional regulator, with product MASHEVLLAFVQAATQGSFSAAARKLGRSQSTISAAVASLEIDLNLTLFDRSSRKPGLTPAGHVVLQRAEAILAATSRLEMTASQLSQGIEAKLTVALSDTYQSDRFEAALSTFEQRYPDLELECLIAECDDLVALVQSGRAHVAFAERQDSYPPDLASSTVDERTEIALFVAPAHPLAAMAKVDQDVLQQHRELRLATIVNPYESRAKGRVWSAPSYLMLLEMAQGGFGWAPLPRWLVERFGAGSLQEIQVRGWPKTVSVDALWSRLHPPGPAGSWLIGKMLE
- a CDS encoding transporter, producing MNHSIDQSHRDPDLFGLLYGFRFRPGERGREIDSASALQCLQQPDDSDEFLWLHLNLAHAACERWMKNHLQLPEEFFEALHEGSRSTRIEHVDSALLAVVNDVVFNLSSMVSSDVSTLWVCARSRLIISARLQPLHSVDKLRSSVKAGECFRSPLELLVHLLRDQGEVLTQIVRKTSLSVDQVEDELLSSRLSTNRAELGANRRVLVRLQRLLALEPGSLLRLLNRPPQWLQKEDVKELRKSTEEFALIINDLTALGERIKLLQEEIAANLNEQSNRTLFTLTVVTVLALPINIIAGFFGMNVGGVPLSGDPEGFWILVALVATFTVIAGRWAFRKRQDY
- a CDS encoding PepSY domain-containing protein, encoding MKTLTALFTAAALTLTAGLAQADVPVDQIPQLVKDKKIKPLEELNQIVLKLHPGATITDSDLDNHFNNYEYEVELRDAKNIEWDVDLNAATGEVLKNKQDD
- a CDS encoding SDR family oxidoreductase gives rise to the protein MNRKIALITGASRGLGKNAALHLVAQGVDIIGTFNSRAEEAHALVTHIESLGGRAAMLQLDVGQSEGFVEFATQVADVLQQHFDRQQFDFLINNAGIGVNANFVDTTVAQFDLLMNIHLKGPFFLTQKLLPLLADGGRILNVSSGLTRFSMPGYGAYAAMKGAMEVLTRYQAKELGARNIAVNTLAPGAIETDFGGGTVRDNAQVNTLVASNTALGRVGQPDDIGAAIALLMAPGGQWINGQRIEASGGMFL
- a CDS encoding GAF domain-containing sensor histidine kinase, encoding MGHTAAADIATIGRISAVPAILQVIREMTGLRFAAVARVTEDSWTACAVLDQLGFGLQVGGELEVTTTLCHEIRQAHHAVVIDKASDDPLYRDHHTPRLYQFESYIAVPVFRTDGRFFGTICALDPNPAPLTSSTIQSTMESFARMLALQIESEENQQKTEAALIQEQANGELREQFIAVLGHDLRNPLFAISAGAEMLLRKFPDPARDKLVRHILTSARRATRLVDDVLDFTRGSMGKGIPVNIEPCPDLEEALRHVIAEIQSVHPDRSILSSIGDLRDVQCDRERVAQLASNLVANAVTHGDRAGAVVVSAQSDQATFVLSVKNQGQIAEEALPHLFKPYSRPTGDTPQAGLGLGLYIASEIARSHGGTLDVVSNAEQGTIFTFSLPVRP
- a CDS encoding multidrug/biocide efflux PACE transporter produces the protein MNANKSITERIFQAIGFELLAVLICTPLLAWVMDKPMLEMGVATLAIAALALAWNVVFNGLFDRALKRLTLARNAWVRVVHALLFEGGLVAVGVPLIAWWLNVSLWQAFLLDIGVLLFFLPYTYVYHWAYDVVRERVVMRTSCEG
- a CDS encoding RNA polymerase sigma factor; its protein translation is MPDVAVTARVEQVYREDSRRILATLIRLLGDFDLAEEALHEAFFVAVERWQRDGVPDNPRAWLVSAGRFKAIDVLRRRARFNASRPLLIAQLEALEQADWSDEDVEDDRLRLIFTCCHPALAADAQVPLTLREVCDLTTEEIARAFLSAPATIAQRIVRAKAKIRDAKIPYQVPTLAELPERLDSVLRVIYLVFNEGYSTSIGAELTREDLTREAIRLGRLLVELLPEPEVMGLLALMLLHESRRLARTSASGELIVLDEQDRSLWDAQMIAEGCALVEQALTTRRFGPYCLQAAIAAVHAEAPRAGETDWPQIVGLYDVLLQAMPSPVIELNRAAALAKRDGPLAGLTLVEGILQRGELLDYHLAHSARAEFCRQLGRVDEARAAYERALELTQQVPERRFIEGRLKGLE